A single Anopheles arabiensis isolate DONGOLA chromosome 2, AaraD3, whole genome shotgun sequence DNA region contains:
- the LOC120896219 gene encoding L-lactate dehydrogenase, translated as MSEVKAKLLTQIAEPMTSSGNKVTVVGIGQVGMACAFSILTQNVSSEVALIDVNADKLQGEMMDLQHGSAFMKNAHVSAGTDFSVSAGSRLIVITAGVRQKEGESRLDLVQRNTDILKGIIPKLVAQSPDCILLVVSNPVDILTYVAWKLSGLPKNRVIGSGTNLDSSRFRFLMSQKLGVAPTSCHGWIIGEHGDSSVPVWSGVNVAGVRLAEINPSIGTDADTEKWGDLHHHVVNSAYEVIRLKGYTSWAIGLSVASLASAILRNTYNVHAVSTLVKGEHGIDDEVYLSLPCVLGRNGVSHVVKQILTPEETKKLQASATLMAQVQSGIKF; from the exons ATGTCTGAAGTGAAAGCTAAGCTGCTTACCCAGATTGCCGAACCGATGACCTCGTCTGGCAACAAGGTCACCGTTGTCGGTATTGGCCAAGTCGGCATGGCCTGTGCATTCAGTATTCTAACCCAG AATGTGTCCAGTGAGGTTGCTCTCATTGATGTCAACGCAGACAAACTGCAGGGTGAAATGATGGATCTGCAGCATGGCTCTGCCTTCATGAAGAACGCTCACGTCAGTGCAGGCACcg ATTTTTCTGTCTCTGCTGGCTCTCGTTTGATCGTCATTACGGCCGGCGTGCGTCAGAAGGAGGGCGAAAGCCGACTAGACCTTGTCCAGCGTAATACCGACATCCTGAAGGGTATTATCCCCAAGCTGGTCGCCCAAAGCCCGGACTGCATTCTGTTGGTCGTCTCCAACCCGGTCGATATCCTTACCTACGTTGCATGGAAATTGAGTGGACTGCCCAAGAACCGTGTCATTGGTTCCGGCACCAACCTTGACTCGTCCCGCTTCCGCTTCCTGATGTCGCAAAAGCTGGGCGTCGCTCCCACCTCGTGCCACGGTTGGATCATCGGCGAGCACGGTGACAGCAGCGTGCCAGTGTGGTCCGGTGTGAACGTGGCCGGTGTTCGTTTGGCCGAAATTAACCCAAGCATCGGTACCGATGCCGATACAGAAAAGTGGGGTGATCTGCATCATCATGTTGTTAACAGCGCGTACGAAGTCATTCGTCTGAAGGGCTATACATCCTGGGCTATTGGGCTTAGCGTAGCTTCCCTAGCGTCTGCTATTTTGCGGAACACTTACAACGTCCATGCCGTTTCGACGCTGGTTAAG GGTGAGCACGGAATTGATGACGAAGTCTATCTATCGCTGCCATGCGTGCTGGGCCGTAACGGCGTTAGCCACGTGGTGAAGCAAATTCTTACGCCAGAAGAAACGAAGAAGCTGCAGGCATCCGCCACCCTGATGGCGCAAGTTCAGTCTGGAATCAAATTCTAA